One genomic window of Eggerthella timonensis includes the following:
- the rplO gene encoding 50S ribosomal protein L15, whose product MELKDLKPAEGSRKPRKRVGRGPASGTGKTAGRGMNGQKSRAGGGKGAGFEGGQTPLARRLPKLPGFKNINHVEYLPVNVKRLEDVFEAGDVVNGESLKAKGVIKHADALVKVLGDGEITKALTVQVDKVSASAKAKIEAAGGKVEEPC is encoded by the coding sequence ATGGAACTCAAGGATCTCAAGCCGGCTGAAGGTTCGCGCAAGCCCCGCAAGCGCGTTGGTCGCGGTCCCGCGTCCGGCACCGGCAAGACGGCCGGCCGTGGCATGAACGGCCAGAAGTCGCGTGCTGGCGGCGGCAAGGGTGCCGGCTTCGAGGGCGGTCAGACGCCGCTCGCTCGTCGTCTTCCCAAGCTCCCCGGCTTCAAGAACATCAACCACGTGGAGTACCTGCCCGTCAACGTCAAGCGTCTCGAGGACGTCTTCGAGGCCGGCGACGTGGTGAACGGCGAGAGCCTCAAGGCCAAGGGTGTCATCAAGCACGCCGACGCGCTCGTGAAGGTGCTCGGCGACGGCGAGATCACCAAGGCCCTCACCGTGCAGGTGGATAAGGTGTCTGCTTCGGCCAAGGCGAAAATCGAAGCAGCCGGAGGAAAGGTCGAAGAGCCTTGCTAA
- the rpsS gene encoding 30S ribosomal protein S19, with amino-acid sequence MSRSLKKGPFVEPRLLDRIEKMNAAGEKNVVKTWSRSSTIFPEMVGHTIAVHDGRKHVPVYVTESMVGHKLGEFAPTRTFKGHSADKGKKR; translated from the coding sequence GTGAGTAGAAGTTTGAAGAAGGGTCCTTTCGTTGAACCGCGACTTCTTGATCGTATCGAGAAGATGAATGCGGCGGGCGAGAAGAACGTCGTGAAGACCTGGTCGCGCTCGAGCACCATCTTCCCGGAAATGGTGGGTCACACCATCGCCGTGCACGATGGCCGCAAGCACGTGCCGGTATACGTTACGGAATCCATGGTCGGCCACAAGCTGGGCGAATTCGCCCCGACCCGCACGTTCAAGGGTCATTCCGCCGACAAGGGCAAGAAGAGATAA
- the rplB gene encoding 50S ribosomal protein L2, whose translation MGVKQYKPTSPGRRFQTVSDFAEITTSTPEKSLLAPLSNKAGRNNNGRITTRHQGGGNKRRYRIIDFKRNKDGVPAKVATIEYDPNRSARIALLHYVDGEKRYILHPKGLRVGDTVMSGVEADIKPGNALPLANIPVGTLIHAVELQPGKGAAIARSAGTSIQLMGKEGDYAILRMPSSEMRRVLITCRATVGEVGNAEHSNIKIGKAGRNRWKGIRPSVRGTVMNPVDHPHGGGEGKNKSAGRHPVTPWGVPTKGHRTRNPKKASSRLIIRRRKK comes from the coding sequence ATGGGAGTCAAACAGTACAAGCCGACCAGCCCCGGCCGACGCTTCCAAACGGTCTCGGACTTTGCCGAGATCACGACGTCGACGCCGGAGAAGTCGCTGCTTGCGCCGCTGTCCAACAAGGCAGGACGCAACAACAACGGCCGCATCACCACCCGTCACCAGGGCGGTGGCAACAAGCGCCGTTACCGCATCATCGACTTCAAGCGCAACAAGGACGGCGTCCCCGCGAAGGTCGCGACCATCGAGTACGACCCGAACCGCAGCGCCCGCATCGCCCTGTTGCACTACGTTGACGGCGAGAAGCGCTACATCCTTCATCCGAAGGGCCTCCGCGTGGGCGACACCGTCATGAGCGGCGTCGAGGCCGACATCAAGCCGGGCAACGCCCTGCCGTTGGCCAACATCCCCGTCGGTACGCTCATCCACGCCGTGGAGCTGCAGCCGGGCAAGGGCGCGGCTATCGCCCGTTCCGCCGGCACGAGCATCCAGCTCATGGGCAAGGAAGGCGACTACGCCATCCTGCGCATGCCTTCCTCCGAAATGCGCCGCGTGCTTATCACGTGCCGCGCGACGGTGGGCGAGGTCGGCAACGCCGAGCATTCCAACATCAAGATCGGCAAGGCCGGTCGCAACCGTTGGAAGGGCATCCGTCCGAGCGTCCGCGGTACCGTCATGAACCCGGTCGACCACCCGCACGGCGGCGGCGAGGGCAAGAACAAGTCCGCTGGTCGTCACCCGGTCACCCCGTGGGGCGTTCCCACGAAGGGCCATCGCACCCGCAATCCCAAGAAGGCTTCGAGCCGCTTGATCATCCGCCGTCGCAAGAAGTAG
- the rplV gene encoding 50S ribosomal protein L22, whose product MEAKAIARYVRVSPRKARIVIDLIRGKSVPAAREILQFSDRAIAEVVAKTLNSAVANAENQHHVRPETLVVKTAFADEGPTLKRIRPRAKGSASRIRKRTSHITIIVAPREEA is encoded by the coding sequence ATGGAAGCTAAAGCAATTGCACGCTACGTCCGCGTTTCGCCCCGCAAGGCGCGCATCGTCATCGATCTGATTCGTGGCAAGTCCGTGCCCGCCGCTCGCGAGATCCTGCAGTTCTCCGACCGCGCCATCGCCGAGGTCGTCGCCAAGACGCTGAACTCCGCTGTCGCCAACGCCGAGAACCAGCACCACGTGCGTCCGGAAACGCTCGTCGTGAAGACGGCCTTCGCCGACGAAGGCCCCACGCTCAAGCGCATCCGTCCGCGCGCCAAGGGCTCCGCTTCGCGCATCCGCAAGCGCACGAGCCATATCACCATCATCGTTGCACCGCGAGAGGAGGCATAA
- the rplN gene encoding 50S ribosomal protein L14 — MIQMQTMLAVADNSGARKVQCIKVLGGSKRRYAGLGDVIICSVKEAAPNTNVKKGDVVRCVVVRVKKEVRRPDGSYIKFDQNAAVLIDTNGAPRGTRIFGPVARELRDKKYMKIVSLAPETL, encoded by the coding sequence ATGATTCAGATGCAAACCATGCTCGCAGTGGCCGATAACTCCGGCGCTCGCAAGGTGCAGTGCATCAAGGTCCTGGGCGGCTCCAAGCGCCGCTACGCGGGACTGGGCGATGTCATCATCTGCAGCGTTAAAGAAGCCGCGCCGAACACCAACGTGAAGAAGGGCGATGTCGTCCGCTGCGTGGTCGTGCGCGTGAAGAAGGAAGTTCGTCGTCCCGACGGCAGCTACATCAAGTTCGATCAGAACGCAGCTGTCCTGATCGACACGAACGGCGCGCCGCGCGGCACGCGTATCTTCGGGCCCGTCGCCCGCGAGCTGCGCGACAAGAAGTACATGAAGATCGTGTCCCTGGCTCCCGAAACGCTCTAA
- the rpsH gene encoding 30S ribosomal protein S8 produces the protein MTMTDPIADMLTRVRNANSAGKPTVSMPSSKKLVEIARIMQEEGYVQGFDVVEGEPRATLEITLKYGDKKAKTIRGIKRISKPGLRIYAGKDELPRVLGGLGTAIISTSNGVMTDRDARKKGVGGEVIAYIW, from the coding sequence ATGACCATGACCGACCCCATTGCAGATATGCTTACGCGCGTGCGTAACGCTAACTCTGCCGGCAAGCCGACGGTGTCCATGCCGTCGAGCAAGAAACTTGTCGAGATAGCCCGCATCATGCAGGAAGAGGGCTATGTCCAGGGCTTCGACGTCGTCGAGGGCGAGCCGCGCGCGACGCTCGAGATCACGTTGAAGTACGGCGACAAGAAGGCCAAGACGATCCGCGGCATCAAGCGCATCTCGAAGCCCGGCCTGCGTATCTACGCGGGCAAGGACGAGCTGCCTCGCGTGCTCGGCGGCCTCGGCACGGCGATCATTTCGACGAGCAACGGCGTGATGACCGATCGCGACGCCCGCAAAAAGGGCGTTGGCGGCGAAGTCATCGCCTACATCTGGTAG
- the rplF gene encoding 50S ribosomal protein L6 — MSRIGKQPITVPAGVDVTIDGTTVTVKGPKGELTRSFPSIMIIKREGDDVLVERPNDTREAKAYHGLVRTLIANMVEGVSTGFTKKLQLVGVGYRAALKGKDLELQLGFSHPVSIEAPENITFEVPSQTEIIVSGPSKEQVGQVAANIRKWRKPEPYKGKGIRYEGEHVRRKLGKAAKGD; from the coding sequence ATGTCTCGTATCGGCAAACAGCCCATCACCGTTCCTGCCGGCGTCGATGTGACCATCGACGGCACCACCGTGACGGTGAAGGGCCCGAAGGGCGAGCTCACGCGTAGCTTCCCCTCCATCATGATCATCAAGCGCGAAGGCGACGACGTTCTCGTCGAGCGCCCGAACGACACCCGCGAAGCCAAGGCCTACCACGGCCTCGTGCGCACGCTCATCGCCAACATGGTGGAAGGCGTGTCCACGGGCTTCACCAAGAAGCTCCAGCTCGTCGGCGTCGGCTATCGTGCCGCGCTCAAGGGCAAGGACCTGGAGCTGCAGCTCGGCTTCTCGCACCCGGTTTCCATTGAAGCCCCCGAGAACATCACGTTCGAAGTCCCGAGCCAGACCGAGATCATCGTGTCGGGCCCGAGCAAGGAGCAGGTTGGCCAGGTGGCCGCCAACATCCGCAAGTGGCGCAAGCCTGAGCCGTACAAGGGCAAGGGCATCCGCTACGAGGGCGAGCACGTCCGCCGTAAGCTCGGCAAGGCCGCTAAGGGCGACTAA
- the rplX gene encoding 50S ribosomal protein L24, with translation MNSMNIKKGDKVKVLAGKDKGKEATVLRALPQKERVVVEKVNVVKKALRPTQQNPQGGISSVEAPIHVSNVMLVCPSCKQPTRVSNKRDENGKKVRVCKKCGKDID, from the coding sequence ATGAACAGCATGAACATCAAAAAGGGCGATAAGGTGAAGGTCCTGGCCGGTAAGGACAAGGGCAAGGAAGCCACGGTCCTGCGCGCGCTCCCGCAGAAGGAACGCGTCGTGGTCGAGAAGGTCAACGTCGTCAAGAAGGCGCTGCGTCCCACGCAGCAGAACCCGCAGGGCGGCATCTCCTCGGTGGAGGCCCCCATCCACGTGTCGAACGTGATGCTGGTGTGCCCGAGCTGCAAGCAGCCCACGCGCGTCAGCAACAAGCGCGACGAGAACGGCAAGAAGGTCCGCGTCTGCAAGAAGTGCGGCAAGGACATCGACTAG
- the rpmC gene encoding 50S ribosomal protein L29: MKAAEIRELSADDLQAKLKEARAELFNLRFQMATSQLDNTARVKQVKKDIARIQTEMRARELSA; the protein is encoded by the coding sequence ATGAAAGCAGCAGAGATCCGTGAGCTGTCTGCCGACGATTTGCAGGCGAAACTCAAGGAAGCGCGCGCGGAGCTTTTCAACCTGCGCTTCCAGATGGCCACGAGCCAGCTTGACAACACCGCCCGCGTGAAGCAGGTCAAAAAGGACATCGCGCGTATTCAGACCGAGATGCGCGCCCGCGAGCTGAGCGCTTAG
- the rplP gene encoding 50S ribosomal protein L16 yields the protein MLVPKRVKHRKVQRGSMKGKAKGGTRLNHGEYGIQALEAAWITNRQIEAARIAMTRYMKRGGKVWITIFPDKPITQKPAETRMGSGKGNPEAWVAVVKPGRIMFEIGGVDQETAKEALRLAINKLPIKCKIVSRETEGQE from the coding sequence ATGCTCGTACCTAAGCGCGTTAAGCACCGCAAGGTGCAGCGTGGTTCCATGAAGGGCAAGGCCAAAGGCGGCACCCGGTTGAACCACGGCGAATATGGCATCCAGGCGCTCGAAGCCGCATGGATCACCAACCGTCAGATTGAGGCAGCCCGTATCGCCATGACCCGCTACATGAAGCGTGGCGGTAAAGTGTGGATCACGATCTTCCCGGACAAGCCCATCACGCAGAAGCCTGCCGAGACCCGCATGGGCTCCGGCAAGGGCAACCCCGAGGCGTGGGTCGCGGTCGTCAAGCCCGGCCGCATCATGTTCGAGATCGGCGGCGTCGATCAGGAGACCGCTAAGGAAGCGCTCCGTCTCGCCATCAACAAGTTGCCCATCAAGTGCAAGATTGTTTCTCGTGAAACGGAAGGGCAGGAATAA
- a CDS encoding putative bifunctional diguanylate cyclase/phosphodiesterase, with translation MAWNVSAEMIAFIIVLIISVYSRKSHAVPSRKNLLFRLCLVTTLGAIGTNLASTLMIAYAPVELLPLTWLVTAVYFVLTPLLGTVYFYYAVAVVGEARSVGRWQIAVSAIPCVLYFFCVVANFATDCLFWFDDAGGYHQGPLILTTYLVFYFYCIACFALVVFTRSPIDPAIKRILAVFPLVAVGVIAVQQMFPSYLLSGSAAACSLLIIYLYLQNKRLSVDLLTGTPNRQEFLSMVALMHDKRRPFTTLLVSLSNFKFINDKFGHDNGDRFLRQFAQFLETLGPTVRVYRYSGDQFALLLDDEEARNDPSHDATAVLDALRKRLEEPWTIGGYSYTMAAAIGVVSYPDIAHAPADVVAALEYTAAKAKHLESGSSCICTPAIMDAINRRSTIADIVRQAVADNSLTVHYQPIWSEKAGAFVTAEALCRLYDDELGPIPPDEFIPIAEETGIIPELTYEVLDQACAFVQAYRAEHPGTGFRGVSVNFSTVQFVQNDLAEKVLAIVERHGIPASCLRIEITESAIIANPEAVRSFMTRMNEEGVRFYLDDFGTGYSNLSTVLNLPFDVVKIDKSILWSATIGSDNAAFLPYLIACFSSIGSEALTEGVETEGQRAYLGHCGCDLMQGYLFSRPLPPGDAAATIAASERS, from the coding sequence ATGGCATGGAACGTCTCGGCGGAAATGATCGCCTTCATCATCGTGCTCATCATCTCGGTGTACTCGCGCAAAAGCCATGCGGTTCCCTCGCGCAAGAACCTGCTGTTCCGACTCTGCCTCGTCACCACGCTGGGCGCCATCGGGACGAACCTGGCCTCCACGCTCATGATCGCCTACGCGCCCGTGGAGCTGCTGCCCCTCACCTGGCTCGTGACGGCCGTCTACTTCGTGCTCACGCCGCTTCTGGGCACCGTGTACTTCTACTACGCCGTCGCCGTGGTCGGCGAGGCGCGTTCGGTGGGACGCTGGCAGATCGCCGTGAGCGCCATTCCCTGCGTGCTGTACTTCTTCTGCGTCGTCGCGAACTTCGCCACGGACTGCCTGTTCTGGTTCGACGACGCGGGCGGCTACCATCAAGGCCCGCTCATCCTGACCACGTACCTCGTGTTCTACTTCTACTGCATCGCGTGCTTCGCGCTCGTCGTGTTCACGCGCTCCCCCATCGACCCGGCCATCAAGCGCATCCTGGCGGTGTTCCCGCTCGTGGCCGTGGGCGTCATCGCGGTGCAGCAGATGTTCCCTTCCTACCTGCTGTCCGGATCGGCCGCGGCGTGCTCGCTGCTGATCATCTACCTGTACCTGCAGAACAAGCGCCTGTCGGTGGACCTGCTGACCGGCACGCCGAACCGCCAGGAGTTCCTGTCCATGGTGGCGCTCATGCACGACAAGCGGCGGCCGTTCACCACGCTGCTCGTGTCGCTGTCAAACTTCAAGTTCATCAACGACAAGTTCGGGCATGACAACGGCGACCGCTTCCTGCGCCAGTTCGCGCAGTTCCTCGAGACCCTCGGGCCCACCGTGCGCGTCTACCGCTACAGCGGCGACCAGTTCGCGCTGCTCTTGGACGACGAGGAGGCGCGCAACGACCCGAGCCACGATGCGACGGCGGTGCTCGACGCCCTGCGCAAGCGCCTGGAAGAACCCTGGACCATCGGCGGTTATTCCTACACGATGGCAGCCGCGATCGGCGTGGTGTCCTACCCCGACATCGCCCATGCTCCGGCCGACGTGGTGGCGGCCCTCGAGTACACCGCCGCAAAGGCGAAGCACCTCGAATCGGGGTCGTCGTGCATCTGCACGCCCGCCATCATGGACGCCATCAACCGGCGCAGCACCATCGCCGACATCGTGCGCCAGGCGGTGGCCGACAACAGCCTGACCGTGCACTACCAGCCCATCTGGTCCGAGAAAGCGGGCGCCTTCGTCACCGCCGAGGCGTTGTGCCGGCTGTACGACGACGAGCTGGGCCCCATCCCGCCCGACGAGTTCATTCCCATCGCAGAGGAGACCGGCATCATCCCCGAGCTCACCTACGAGGTGCTCGACCAGGCGTGCGCGTTCGTGCAAGCCTACCGCGCCGAGCATCCGGGCACCGGCTTTCGCGGCGTGTCGGTGAACTTCTCGACGGTGCAGTTCGTCCAGAACGACCTGGCGGAAAAGGTGCTCGCCATCGTGGAGCGCCACGGCATCCCGGCATCGTGCCTGCGCATCGAGATCACCGAGAGCGCCATCATCGCGAACCCCGAAGCCGTGCGCTCGTTCATGACCCGCATGAACGAAGAGGGCGTGCGCTTTTACCTCGACGACTTCGGCACGGGCTACTCGAACCTGTCCACGGTGCTGAACTTGCCGTTCGACGTGGTGAAGATCGACAAGAGCATCCTGTGGTCGGCCACCATCGGAAGCGACAACGCGGCGTTCTTGCCGTACCTCATCGCCTGCTTCTCGTCCATCGGCTCCGAGGCGCTGACGGAGGGCGTGGAGACCGAGGGGCAGCGCGCCTACCTCGGCCACTGCGGCTGCGACCTCATGCAGGGCTACCTGTTCTCCCGGCCGCTGCCGCCCGGCGATGCGGCGGCCACCATCGCGGCGAGCGAGCGCTCCTAG
- a CDS encoding type Z 30S ribosomal protein S14, translating into MAKKSMVAKAKREPKFSTRQHNRCTRCGRPRAYYRKFGLCRICLRELANKGELPGVTKASW; encoded by the coding sequence ATGGCTAAGAAATCGATGGTCGCCAAGGCCAAGCGCGAGCCGAAGTTCTCGACGCGTCAGCACAATCGCTGCACGCGCTGCGGACGTCCCCGCGCCTACTACCGCAAGTTCGGCCTGTGCCGTATCTGCTTGCGCGAGTTGGCCAACAAAGGCGAACTGCCCGGCGTGACCAAGGCCTCGTGGTAG
- the rpmD gene encoding 50S ribosomal protein L30 — MADAKKTLRITQVKSSIGFKEDQAKTLRALGLGKINRSVDQVDNESVRGMIFKVKHLVKVEEI, encoded by the coding sequence ATGGCTGACGCAAAGAAGACGCTGCGCATCACCCAGGTGAAGAGCTCCATCGGCTTCAAGGAAGATCAGGCCAAGACGCTGCGCGCGCTGGGCCTCGGCAAGATCAACCGCTCGGTGGACCAGGTGGACAACGAGTCCGTCCGCGGCATGATCTTCAAGGTGAAGCACCTCGTCAAGGTTGAGGAAATCTAA
- the rpsC gene encoding 30S ribosomal protein S3, whose protein sequence is MGQKVSPTGFRLGITEEWRSRWYADKDYAKNLANDLAIRKFLDKQLARAAVSKVEIERAGDKIKIIVTTARPGVVIGKKGAEIDSLRKKLEKVANGPVSIEVVEVKRPELDAALIAQSVAEQLEGRVAFRRAMRKAVQSARKSGAKGIRIQCSGRLGGAEMSRREWYREGRVPLHTLRAKIDYGFATAATTMGSIGVQVWVYHGEVLPGQKAPQPALEGSSRPSRPRRNDRNDRRAK, encoded by the coding sequence ATGGGTCAGAAAGTAAGCCCCACCGGGTTCCGCCTCGGCATCACCGAGGAATGGCGTAGCCGCTGGTATGCCGACAAAGACTATGCCAAGAACCTGGCAAACGACTTGGCCATCAGGAAGTTTTTGGACAAGCAGCTCGCCCGTGCCGCCGTCTCCAAGGTCGAGATCGAGCGCGCTGGCGACAAGATCAAGATCATCGTGACCACCGCCCGCCCGGGCGTCGTGATCGGCAAGAAGGGCGCTGAGATCGACTCGCTGCGCAAGAAGCTCGAGAAGGTCGCCAACGGCCCCGTGTCCATCGAGGTCGTCGAGGTCAAGCGTCCCGAGCTCGACGCCGCGCTCATCGCGCAGTCCGTCGCCGAGCAGCTCGAGGGCCGTGTTGCCTTCCGTCGCGCCATGCGCAAGGCGGTCCAGTCCGCCCGCAAGAGCGGCGCCAAGGGCATCCGCATCCAGTGCTCCGGCCGTCTCGGCGGTGCCGAGATGAGCCGTCGCGAGTGGTATCGCGAGGGTCGCGTGCCGCTGCACACGCTGCGCGCCAAGATCGACTACGGTTTCGCCACGGCCGCCACGACGATGGGCTCCATCGGCGTGCAGGTGTGGGTGTACCACGGCGAAGTGCTCCCCGGCCAGAAGGCGCCCCAGCCGGCGCTCGAGGGCAGCTCTCGCCCCAGCCGTCCCCGTCGCAACGATCGTAACGATAGGAGGGCAAAGTAA
- the rplR gene encoding 50S ribosomal protein L18, whose protein sequence is MNKLQKKQAALARRHRRVRGKIAGTAARPRVCVTRSNSNLYVQVIDDVAGKTICGVSTLGPDFKATGKSGATVEGAAALGEIVGKKAQESGVTEVVFDRGGNLYHGRIKALADAAREAGLKF, encoded by the coding sequence ATGAACAAGCTTCAGAAAAAGCAAGCTGCGCTGGCTCGTCGCCATCGTCGCGTTCGCGGAAAGATCGCCGGTACGGCGGCTCGTCCCCGCGTGTGCGTCACGCGCAGCAACTCCAACCTGTACGTGCAGGTGATCGACGACGTCGCCGGCAAGACGATCTGCGGCGTTTCCACGCTCGGCCCTGACTTCAAGGCCACGGGCAAGAGCGGCGCGACCGTCGAGGGCGCTGCCGCGCTCGGCGAGATCGTGGGCAAGAAGGCGCAGGAATCCGGTGTCACGGAAGTCGTGTTCGACCGTGGCGGCAACCTGTATCACGGGCGCATCAAGGCTTTGGCCGATGCCGCTCGCGAAGCAGGCTTGAAATTCTAG
- the rpsE gene encoding 30S ribosomal protein S5, with translation MARNKQDNAAVPELQERVVYINRVSKVVKGGRRFALTALVVVGDGNGRVGVGMGKSQEVPIAIKKGVEDAKKNMFSVPLTAEKTLPHEIVGEYGAGRVLIKPATPGTGVIAGGAARAVMELAGVTDVFAKSLGTDNVMNVVKATAEGLKSMESPEQVAERRGLSVAQIYGWKEQK, from the coding sequence ATGGCTCGTAACAAACAAGACAACGCCGCGGTCCCCGAGCTTCAGGAACGCGTCGTCTACATCAACCGCGTGTCCAAGGTTGTCAAGGGCGGCCGCCGCTTCGCGCTTACCGCGCTCGTGGTGGTCGGCGACGGCAACGGCCGCGTCGGCGTGGGCATGGGCAAGTCCCAGGAAGTGCCGATCGCCATCAAGAAGGGCGTCGAGGACGCGAAGAAGAACATGTTCAGCGTGCCGCTGACGGCCGAGAAGACGCTGCCGCACGAGATCGTCGGCGAGTACGGTGCCGGCCGCGTGCTCATCAAGCCGGCTACGCCCGGTACCGGCGTTATCGCCGGCGGCGCTGCCCGTGCGGTCATGGAGCTCGCCGGCGTGACCGACGTGTTCGCCAAGTCGCTCGGCACCGACAACGTGATGAACGTGGTCAAGGCGACCGCCGAGGGCCTCAAGAGCATGGAGAGCCCCGAGCAGGTCGCGGAGCGCCGCGGTCTGTCCGTCGCTCAGATCTATGGCTGGAAGGAGCAGAAGTAA
- the rpsQ gene encoding 30S ribosomal protein S17: MSEDRNSRKVRQGVVVSAVNDKTCVVQVKERKPHPVYGKMMTTTKKFHAHDENNEAGLGDTVQIMETRPLSKMKRWRLVKIVEKAQ; the protein is encoded by the coding sequence ATGAGCGAAGATCGTAACTCCCGCAAGGTTCGTCAGGGCGTCGTCGTGAGCGCCGTCAACGACAAGACCTGCGTCGTGCAAGTCAAGGAGCGCAAGCCGCATCCGGTGTACGGCAAGATGATGACGACGACGAAGAAGTTCCATGCCCATGACGAGAACAACGAAGCCGGCCTCGGCGACACCGTTCAGATCATGGAAACGCGTCCGCTGTCGAAGATGAAGCGCTGGCGCCTCGTCAAGATCGTCGAGAAGGCCCAGTAG
- the rplE gene encoding 50S ribosomal protein L5 — MTAPRLKEKYTNEIVAKLEKELGFDNVNKVPRLEKIVVNMGVGAAAADHKLLDAAMGDLRIITGQQPCVTRAKKSIAGFHVREGQPIGCKVTLRGDRMWEFLDRLLATALPRVRDFRGISPTSFDGRGNYTMGVTEQLIFSEIDYDKIDRTRGMDITFVTTAQNDDDAFALLDALGFPFKDKE; from the coding sequence ATGACTGCTCCTCGCTTGAAGGAAAAGTACACCAACGAGATCGTGGCCAAGCTCGAGAAGGAACTGGGCTTCGACAACGTGAACAAGGTTCCGCGTCTCGAGAAGATCGTCGTGAACATGGGCGTGGGCGCCGCTGCGGCCGACCACAAGCTGCTCGACGCCGCCATGGGCGACCTGCGCATCATCACGGGCCAGCAGCCCTGCGTCACGCGCGCCAAGAAGTCCATCGCCGGTTTCCATGTGCGCGAGGGCCAGCCTATCGGCTGCAAGGTCACCCTGCGCGGCGACCGCATGTGGGAGTTCCTCGACCGTCTGCTGGCCACCGCGCTTCCCCGCGTGCGCGACTTCCGCGGCATCTCGCCGACCAGCTTCGACGGCCGTGGCAACTACACCATGGGCGTGACCGAGCAGCTCATCTTCTCGGAGATCGACTACGACAAGATCGATCGTACGCGCGGCATGGACATCACGTTCGTGACGACCGCTCAGAACGACGACGACGCCTTCGCGCTGCTCGACGCGCTGGGCTTCCCGTTCAAGGACAAGGAATAA